TTGCATAAGACTGCGCTGCCCAGGGTTCGGGGTCGATGCCGTATTTCGCCTGATATTTCTGGATGAAATCCTGGTTTCCGGGGATATTAGACAGACGTGTCCATCCTGTAAAAGTGATCGCACCCTCAGCGGCATCTCCTGCGTCCTGTATCTCTTTTGCGGTTAAATCAGTCGCAATCAGTTGAACAGTGTCGGGGATACCGAGTTCTCCCGCTTGAATGAGAACCTGTGTCAGTTCTACTGAAAGTGCAGAGATAAAGAGTGCGTCCGGTTCCAGGTCCATGATATTGGTGAGCTGCTTAGTAACATCAGTATCGCCGGTTTGGAAGGTTTCCTCTGTGAGAATCTCGACTCCGCTGGCATCGAGTGCGTTCTTTATCTCATTATTGCTACTTGTGGAGTAGGTATCTGCGGCATCGTATATTAGTGCCACTTTTTCATAGCCGAGTTTCTCGTGCGTGATCATCACACCACTCGGATTCACGATGTCTACGGCGAGCCCGGTGCGGAAGACATAATCCCCAATCGAACTCAAACCCGCAGCGGTGGAAACCGAGCTAAAAGCGACGACCCCATGTTCCTGTGCAATCGGAAATGCATCTTCGAGGTAATCTGAGATAGCGATTCCAACGATAGCGGGGACACCTTGATCCACCAGTTGCTGCACGGCTGCGATTGCTCCTTCTTCAGAACTCTGGTCGTCTGCGGGGACGAACGTGAGGGGCATAGCACTGTGCATGTTAATCTCTTCCTGTGCCAACTCAAAGCCGCGTTTCATTGGGAGTCCGTACGGTTCGGCATCTTTTCCCGTGAGCGAGACGACAAGGCCGATCGGAATCTCTGCAGCTACCGTTTCAGGTGCTGTTGCTTCAAAGGCGTGAAGTTCCCCGTTTTTGACCATCAGAACAACCGGTTCATACATTGCTTCGCCGTTGGGGTCAAACGAGAAATCCCCTAAGATTGTCGGGAAATCCATCGTCTGCGCGAGTGCGTCGCGAATCGCAGCAGCATCTGTGGTGGATCCTGCTTCCGCAATAGCGTTGGCGAGAATATAGAGTGTTGCATAGGATTGCGCTGCCCAGGGTTCAGGTTCGATGCCGTATTTCGCTCTATAGTTTTGAACGAAGGCTTGGTTTCCCGGGGCATCAGACGTGCTGGACCAGTTCGTGAAAGCTATCGCTCCTTCGGCAGCAGCTCCCGCTTTTTGTGCCTCGTCTGCGGTCAAATCGGGAACAATCAGATGAACAGCAGCCGGAATACCGATTTCTCGTGCCTGAACGATAATCTGCACCATCTCCGGTGCAAGTGCGGAGATAAAGAGGACTTCAGGCTCCATACCCATGATATTGGTTAATTGTGTAGAAAAATCAGTATCGCCGCTTTGGAAGGTCTCGGTTGCCAGGATCTCGACACCGCTCGCTTCCAGTGCTTTGGTGATCTCCTCGTTGCTACTCGTGGAATAGGTATCCGCGGCATCGTATATCGCCGCCACTTTCGTATAGCCGAGTTGTTCGTGCGTCTTCAACACACCATTCGGATGCAGTATATTCGTAGCGAGGCCGGCGCGGAAGATATAATCCCCAATCGAGCTCAAACCCGCAGCAGCAGAGATCGAACTAAAAGCGACGACGCCATTCTCTTGTGCAATCGGAAACGCCTCTTTGAGATGTGTTGAGATGCCAATCCCGACGATGGCGGGTACCCCTTGATCTACCAATTGCTGGACAGCGGCGACTCCGCCTTCTACAGTGCTTTGCGCGTCTACCGGGACAAATGTAATATGCGCCTTAGTGTGCATATTGATCTCTTCTTGTGCCAACTCAAAGCCGCGTTTCATCGGGAGCCCATAGGGTTCGGCGAAGTCTCCTGTCAACGCTACCGCCATACCGATCGCAATCTCTGCATCCATCATTTCAGGCATCATGGTTGTGTCGTCAGGCACCATCTGCGCCATATCGTCGCACCCCGACAGTCCTACAGCCAAAGCAACAAACGCGAATACAAACGCGAATGTTGCAATTCTTATTACGTTCATGTTAAATCTCCTTTTTCTCAAACAATAAATTCGGGTGGTTC
The sequence above is a segment of the Candidatus Poribacteria bacterium genome. Coding sequences within it:
- a CDS encoding ABC transporter substrate-binding protein, giving the protein MNVIRIATFAFVFAFVALAVGLSGCDDMAQMVPDDTTMMPEMMDAEIAIGMAVALTGDFAEPYGLPMKRGFELAQEEINMHTKAHITFVPVDAQSTVEGGVAAVQQLVDQGVPAIVGIGISTHLKEAFPIAQENGVVAFSSISAAAGLSSIGDYIFRAGLATNILHPNGVLKTHEQLGYTKVAAIYDAADTYSTSSNEEITKALEASGVEILATETFQSGDTDFSTQLTNIMGMEPEVLFISALAPEMVQIIVQAREIGIPAAVHLIVPDLTADEAQKAGAAAEGAIAFTNWSSTSDAPGNQAFVQNYRAKYGIEPEPWAAQSYATLYILANAIAEAGSTTDAAAIRDALAQTMDFPTILGDFSFDPNGEAMYEPVVLMVKNGELHAFEATAPETVAAEIPIGLVVSLTGKDAEPYGLPMKRGFELAQEEINMHSAMPLTFVPADDQSSEEGAIAAVQQLVDQGVPAIVGIAISDYLEDAFPIAQEHGVVAFSSVSTAAGLSSIGDYVFRTGLAVDIVNPSGVMITHEKLGYEKVALIYDAADTYSTSSNNEIKNALDASGVEILTEETFQTGDTDVTKQLTNIMDLEPDALFISALSVELTQVLIQAGELGIPDTVQLIATDLTAKEIQDAGDAAEGAITFTGWTRLSNIPGNQDFIQKYQAKYGIDPEPWAAQSYATLRILNAAIQKVQSADAAAIRDALAQTMDFPTILGDFSFDPNGEAVYDPIVLKVKDGELQLFE